In one Diabrotica virgifera virgifera chromosome 7, PGI_DIABVI_V3a genomic region, the following are encoded:
- the LOC114348623 gene encoding microfibril-associated glycoprotein 4-like isoform X3, which produces MNSLAILVLFLCGNLKIALSETPEHLKLNPESRSAIRGRWYSRPEEITLTYRSNPLEACRNLVGTSKPSLCFVDSSTAYYYPRSCSEILQSGFNRSGIYAIKPRGNKEPIEVLCDMDIQGGGWTTVQRRFNGREDFYQPWRAYKFGFGTLNGEFWLGLQNIYQMTGSEQYELLIELTDKEGITGYARYASFAIAGEKDGYNLTTLGAYSGNVGDALSGQLNAKFSTLDVDLDGIPGDCAKYFEGGWWYKDSICYVCCLNGKLPTIIFTDQQRWNGINWDGFRGKEYNLSGSRMLIRPRRN; this is translated from the exons ATGAACTCGTTAGCAATACTTGTATTATTTTTATGTGGCAATTTGAAAATTGCTCTGAGTGAAACG CCAGAACACTTAAAGCTTAACCCAGAAAGTAGATCTGCAATCCGGGGAAGATGGTATTCACGACCTGAAGAAATTACCCTTA CCTACAGATCTAATCCTTTGGAAGCATGTAGAAATTTAGTTGGAACCAGCAAGCCATCTTTATGTTTTGTGGATTCATCTACAGCATATTATTATCCTAGAAGTTGTAGTGAGATCCTCCAAAGTG GTTTTAATAGATCTGGAATATATGCAATTAAACCCAGGGGTAACAAAGAACCCATCGAAGTTCTTTGCGACATGGATATTCAAGGCGGAGGATGGACAACCGTTCAGAGAAGGTTCAATGGACGTGAAGATTTTTACCAACCGTGGAGAGCTTATAAGTTTGGCTTTGGAACTTTAAATGGAGAGTTCTGGCTGGGATTACAGAACATTTATCAGATGACAG GATCTGAACAGTATGAACTGTTAATAGAACTTACTGACAAGGAAGGGATAACAGGATATGCCCGTTATGCATCGTTTGCTATAGCCGGTGAAAAGGATGGGTACAACTTGACTACACTTGGTGCCTATTCAGGAAATGTTGGTGATGCACTATCAGGACAACTCAATGCAAAATTTTCTACTTTAGATGTGGATCTGGATGGTATCCCCGGGGATTGTGCCAAATATTTTG aggGAGGATGGTGGTATAAAGATAGCATTTGCTACGTATGTTGTCTGAATGGAAAGTTACCAACTATTATTTTCACTGATCAGCAGAGATGGAACGGAATTAACTGGGATGGATTCCGAGGAAAGGAATACAATTTATCAGGATCAAGAATGTTGATTCGTCCAAGAAGGAATTAG